One genomic window of Aggregatilinea lenta includes the following:
- a CDS encoding SDR family NAD(P)-dependent oxidoreductase, with protein MRRLENKVVVVTGAASGIGRAAALRFAAEGAAVAALDINPEGLAETQRTIASESGIAHTYAVDLTQSEQVETSIQSIVAEHGPIDGLFNVAGGSGRRHGDGPVDQCTLDGWEYTLTLNLTTTFLMCKYSIPQLKDGGAIVNLSSVLGLTGNAEFATHAYAASKGAVISMSQAMAVYYAPRGIRVNVIAPGLIKTGMSARAQSNEAVMALMKRLQPLTGTIGDAEAVADVAAFLISDDARFVTGVVIPVDGGWTAQ; from the coding sequence ATGCGTCGCTTAGAAAACAAGGTAGTCGTGGTTACCGGAGCGGCGAGCGGGATTGGCCGGGCCGCTGCCCTGCGGTTCGCTGCGGAGGGAGCCGCCGTCGCCGCGCTCGACATCAACCCCGAAGGGCTGGCCGAAACGCAGCGGACTATCGCCAGCGAGAGCGGTATAGCCCACACCTACGCTGTCGACCTCACGCAATCCGAGCAAGTTGAGACGTCCATCCAGTCTATTGTGGCGGAACATGGCCCGATCGACGGCCTGTTCAACGTGGCAGGCGGTAGCGGTCGCCGTCACGGCGATGGCCCAGTAGATCAGTGCACGCTTGACGGTTGGGAGTATACTCTTACTCTGAACCTCACGACCACGTTCCTGATGTGCAAATACTCCATCCCGCAGCTTAAGGATGGGGGCGCGATCGTCAATCTGAGTTCCGTGCTGGGGCTGACGGGCAACGCCGAGTTCGCGACGCACGCCTATGCAGCCAGCAAAGGCGCTGTGATCAGCATGTCGCAGGCGATGGCGGTCTATTATGCGCCGCGCGGCATTCGGGTCAACGTGATCGCGCCGGGACTGATCAAGACGGGCATGAGCGCACGCGCCCAATCGAACGAGGCCGTGATGGCGCTGATGAAGCGCTTGCAGCCGCTTACGGGGACCATCGGCGACGCCGAGGCTGTGGCCGATGTTGCCGCTTTTTTGATAAGCGACGACGCGCGTTTTGTCACGGGCGTCGTCATCCCGGTTGACGGCGGCTGGACGGCCCAATAA